A single genomic interval of uncultured Desulfobulbus sp. harbors:
- the lon gene encoding endopeptidase La, which yields MSELTAETYPLMPLRDIVLFPGMVAPLVVGRKKSIMALEAAMENRSLIFLVTQKDARIDDPEQDDLYSLGTLATVMQLLRLPDGTIKALVEGKRRAIIVGAFEGGDSEDTFYSVRLVEAPDVDVDKAEVPAYLREMRKAFDLYSQANKKLPREVHKSITSLEDPARMVDLITSHIQLRTEEKQSILDLVSLPQRISKVLEILYREMELSEMERDIHAKVKKKMGATQRNYYLSEKMRVIQEEMGQNEGGGDDLSELHQAIERKRLPKSVKEKVAKEFKKLRQMPPMSAETTVVRNYIDAILSLPWKKKSRSKIDIERAEEVLNEDHFGLEKPKERILEYLAVQSQVKKIKGPILCLVGPPGVGKTSVCKSIARAMGREFVRLSLGGVRDEAEIRGHRRTYIGAMPGKIILSMQKAGVINPVFCLDEVDKMSVDFRGDPSAALLEVLDPEQNYAFNDHYLDVDYDLSEVFFITTANNLHGIPGPLQDRMEIIHLTGYTEEEKLHIGLDFLLPKQLEANGFSPDEIVINDKAILEIVRRYTREAGVRGLERTIASVCRKVARERLKNKEPKKKYRISPQAVEKYLGVPKYRYGLAEARDEIGLTTGMAWTEVGGELLQIESTIMPGNGKLTITGKLGDVMQESAQAAMSYVRSRAMRLGLESDFYQKIDIHVHVPEGAIPKDGPSAGITIATSIVSAILKLPVDRQLAMTGEITLRGRVLPIGGLTEKLLAAKRGRITHVLIPKENERNLRDVPQKIRSSLVIDLVDDVDEVLQRALILKEGEHLFKDVSMESVYKDFTLSAHNTPAQ from the coding sequence ATGAGTGAATTGACCGCCGAAACCTACCCCCTGATGCCCCTACGGGACATCGTTCTATTCCCGGGCATGGTAGCGCCATTGGTGGTGGGTCGGAAAAAATCGATCATGGCGCTCGAAGCGGCCATGGAAAACCGTTCGTTGATCTTCCTCGTGACCCAGAAGGATGCACGGATCGACGATCCGGAACAGGACGACCTCTATTCCCTGGGAACCCTGGCCACGGTGATGCAGCTGCTGCGCCTGCCCGACGGCACCATCAAGGCCCTGGTGGAAGGCAAACGGCGGGCGATCATTGTCGGCGCCTTTGAAGGTGGGGATTCGGAAGACACCTTCTACTCGGTGCGCCTGGTCGAGGCGCCGGATGTGGATGTCGACAAGGCCGAGGTTCCGGCCTACCTGCGGGAGATGCGCAAGGCCTTTGATCTCTACTCCCAGGCCAACAAAAAACTGCCGCGCGAGGTGCACAAATCCATCACCTCCCTGGAAGACCCGGCGCGCATGGTCGACCTGATCACCTCGCACATTCAGTTGCGCACCGAAGAGAAACAGTCGATTCTCGACTTGGTCTCCCTACCCCAGCGAATTTCCAAGGTATTGGAAATCCTCTACCGGGAGATGGAACTCTCGGAGATGGAACGTGATATCCATGCCAAGGTCAAGAAGAAGATGGGCGCCACCCAGCGCAACTACTATCTCTCCGAAAAGATGCGAGTCATTCAGGAGGAAATGGGGCAGAACGAGGGCGGCGGCGATGACTTAAGCGAACTGCATCAGGCCATCGAGCGAAAACGGCTGCCCAAGTCGGTCAAGGAAAAGGTCGCCAAGGAGTTCAAGAAGTTGCGGCAGATGCCGCCGATGTCGGCGGAAACCACGGTTGTGCGCAACTACATCGACGCCATTCTCAGCCTGCCCTGGAAAAAGAAATCGCGCTCCAAGATCGACATCGAACGGGCCGAAGAGGTGCTCAACGAAGACCACTTTGGCTTGGAGAAACCCAAAGAGCGTATCCTCGAATACCTGGCGGTGCAATCGCAGGTCAAAAAGATCAAAGGCCCGATTCTCTGCCTGGTCGGCCCTCCGGGCGTGGGCAAAACCTCGGTCTGCAAATCCATTGCCCGCGCCATGGGCCGTGAATTCGTTCGCCTCTCTCTAGGCGGTGTGCGTGACGAGGCCGAGATTCGCGGTCACCGCCGCACCTACATCGGCGCCATGCCCGGCAAGATCATTCTCTCCATGCAAAAGGCCGGGGTGATCAATCCGGTGTTCTGCCTGGACGAGGTGGACAAGATGTCGGTGGACTTCCGCGGCGATCCATCGGCAGCCCTGTTGGAGGTGCTTGATCCGGAACAGAACTACGCGTTCAACGATCACTATCTGGATGTGGATTACGATCTCTCCGAGGTCTTTTTCATCACCACCGCCAACAACCTCCATGGTATTCCCGGACCGTTGCAGGACCGCATGGAAATTATTCATCTCACCGGCTACACCGAAGAGGAAAAACTGCACATCGGTCTTGATTTCCTCCTGCCCAAGCAGTTGGAGGCCAATGGGTTCAGCCCCGACGAGATCGTCATAAACGATAAGGCTATCCTTGAAATCGTTCGCCGCTATACCCGCGAGGCCGGTGTACGCGGGCTTGAACGCACCATTGCCAGCGTCTGCCGCAAGGTGGCGCGTGAACGGCTCAAGAACAAGGAACCGAAAAAGAAATATAGGATCTCGCCCCAGGCGGTCGAAAAGTACCTTGGCGTACCCAAATACCGTTACGGTCTGGCGGAAGCCCGCGACGAAATCGGCTTGACCACGGGTATGGCCTGGACCGAGGTCGGTGGCGAACTGCTGCAGATCGAGTCGACCATCATGCCCGGCAACGGCAAGCTGACCATCACCGGCAAACTCGGCGACGTCATGCAGGAATCTGCCCAGGCAGCCATGTCGTACGTGCGATCCAGGGCGATGCGTCTTGGTCTGGAGAGCGATTTTTACCAAAAAATCGACATCCATGTGCATGTTCCCGAAGGGGCTATCCCCAAAGACGGGCCATCCGCCGGGATTACCATCGCCACCTCGATCGTCTCCGCGATTCTCAAACTGCCGGTGGATCGCCAGTTGGCTATGACCGGTGAGATCACCCTGCGGGGACGGGTCCTTCCCATCGGAGGGCTGACCGAAAAGCTGCTCGCCGCCAAACGGGGCCGGATTACCCACGTGCTCATTCCCAAGGAGAACGAGCGCAACCTGCGCGATGTACCGCAGAAGATCCGCAGCAGCCTGGTCATCGATCTGGTGGACGATGTGGATGAAGTACTGCAGCGGGCCCTTATCCTCAAGGAAGGGGAACACCTGTTTAAAGATGTCTCCATGGAATCGGTGTACAAGGATTTCACCCTTTCCGCGCACAACACCCCGGCGCAATAA